In Mercurialis annua linkage group LG6, ddMerAnnu1.2, whole genome shotgun sequence, the following are encoded in one genomic region:
- the LOC126653754 gene encoding uncharacterized protein LOC126653754, with translation MEWMRESVDSIRSIQMRQLLTQAVSLGMIVTSALIIWKALMCVTGSESPVVVVLSGSMEPGFKRGDILFLHMGKEPIRTGEIVVFNVDGREIPIVHRVIKVHEREDTGEVDVLTKGDNNYGDDRLLYAQGQLWLQRHHIMGRAVGFLPYVGWVTIIMTEKPIIKYILIGALGLLVITSRD, from the exons ATGGAATGGATGAGAGAGAGTGTGGATTCTATCAGATCCATTCAGATGCGGCAGCTCCTCACTCAGGCCGTTAGTCTCG GTATGATTGTTACATCTGCACTAATCATTTGGAAAGCATTGATGTGTGTAACGGGTAGTGAGTCACCTGTGGTGGTTGTTCTATCTGGCAGTATGGAACCTGGCTTCAAGAGG GGGGATATTTTGTTTCTGCACATGGGTAAAGAGCCTATTCGCACAGGGGAGattgttgtttttaatgttGAT GGCCGTGAGATTCCAATCGTTCACCGTGTGATCAAG GTCCACGAAAGGGAAGATACTGGGGAAGTTGATGTCCTTACAAAAG GAGATAACAATTACGGGGACGACAGGCTTTTGTATGCTCAAGGGCAACTCTGGCTGCAGCGTCACCATATCATGGGCAGAGCTGTTGG GTTCTTACCTTATGTTGGTTGGGTGACTATTATTATGACTGAAAAGCCAATTATCAAG TACATTCTTATTGGTGCATTGGGATTGCTTGTCATAACTTCAAGAGACTGA
- the LOC126686955 gene encoding uncharacterized protein LOC126686955, with protein MFSLMMSATAISFSSTLTNPTQLSTNKLLFTSIPIPKTPSLSNNTNKSVCFKIHYGGLSKRNGFKPVLSPVMEWQDCTVKMEIDVPVSVAYNCYLDRESIARWMPFISSVKVLEDKPDLSRWSLKYEAFGRDIEYSWLARNMQPIPNQKIHWRSLEGLPNRGAVRFFPKGPQSCIVELTVSYEVPQLLVPVASALKPFLEGLLKNGLERFATFARSSKAD; from the exons ATGTTCAGTTTGATGATGTCTGCAACAGCTATTTCATTTAGTTCAACTCTAACCAACCCAACCCAATTATCCACTAACAAACTCTTATTCACTTCCATACCCATACCCAAAACTCCATCATTATCTAATAATACCAATAAATCTGTCTGCTTCAAAATCCACTACGGAGGATTGTCCAAACGAAATGGGTTTAAACCCGTTTTGAGTCCTGTAATGGAGTGGCAGGACTGCAC GGTTAAAATGGAAATTGATGTGCCGGTTTCTGTTGCTTACAACTGTTATCTTGATCGTGAGTCAATTGCTCGTTGGATGCCCTTTATTTCTTCAGTCAAG GTACTTGAAGATAAGCCTGACCTGTCAAGATGGTCTCTCAAGTATGAAGCATTTGGTCGAGATATTGAATACTCTTGGCTTGCTAGAAATATGCAG CCAATCCCGAACCAGAAAATTCATTGGAGATCGCTTGAAGGGCTTCCTAACAG AGGTGCTGTTCGATTCTTTCCCAAAGGTCCTCAATCATGTATAGTTGAA CTTACTGTTTCATATGAGGTTCCTCAGCTTTTGGTTCCAGTAGCATCA GCGCTGAAACCGTTTCTCGAGGGATTACTTAAAAACGGTCTGGAAAGATTTGCAACATTTGCAAGAAGCTCTAAAGCAGATTGA
- the LOC126686954 gene encoding probable protein phosphatase 2C 2: MVAEAVEMVCPQNVIGLDVQYFGKANVSVVREIDEVVSVSPRKLNQALVSDPVLADLPAPPVVDCKSAEEIPDVTLELPTVQFVPSIRSGSFSDIGPRRYMEDEHIRIDDLSTHMGSLFKFPKPSAFYGVFDGHGGPEAAAYVRKNAMRLFFEDVKFPQAHEVDNIFLEEVENSLQKSFLLADLSLADDSSVSSSSGTTALTAFIFGRLLMVANAGDCRAVLSRKGEAIDMSQDHRPVYPAERRRVEELGGYIDDGYLNGVLSVSRALGDWDMKCPRGTPSPLIADPEFRQVVLTEDDEFLIIGCDGIWDVMSSQHAVSLVRRGLRRHDDPDQCARDLVMEALRRNTFDNLTVVIVCFSSFDHQEPSPSRQRRQRCCSLSAEALCSLRNLLDSNANR; encoded by the exons ATGGTGGCCGAAGCTGTTGAGATGGTGTGTCCACAAAACGTTATTGGTTTGGATGTTCAGTATTTTGGTAAAGCAAACGTTTCTGTTGTTCGTGAGATTGATGAAGTTGTTAGTGTTTCTCCCCGGAAGTTAAATCAAGCTCTGGTTTCTGATCCTGTTCTTGCTGATTTGCCTGCTCCTCCAGTTGTG GATTGTAAATCTGCTGAGGAAATCCCAGATGTGACTCTGGAGCTTCCAACTGTGCAGTTTGTTCCCAGCATTCGTTCTGGTAGCTTTTCCGACATAGGGCCGCGAAGATATATGGAAGATGAGCATATACGGATAGATGATTTGTCTACACATATGGGCTCCCTTTTCAAGTTTCCCAAGCCAAGTGCTTTTTATGGG GTTTTTGATGGTCATGGAGGACCTGAAGCGGCAGCTTATGTTAGAAAAAATGCAATGAGACTTTTCTTTGAAGATGTTAAATTTCCCCAAGCACATGAAGTTGATAATATCTTCTTGGAAGAAGTTGAGAATTCTCTTCAGAAATCGTTTCTTCTAGCTGACCTATCTTTGGCTGATGACAGCAGTGTGAGCAGTTCTTCTGGGACAACTGCACTCACAGCCTTTATATTTGGAAG GCTATTAATGGTGGCTAATGCTGGTGACTGTCGAGCTGTTCTCTCTCGTAAAGGAGAGGCAATAGATATGTCTCAAGACCACAGGCCTGTTTATCCAGCAGAAAGAAGGCGCGTTGAAGAGTTGGGAGGGTACATTGACGATGGATATCTTAACGGAGTTCTATCAGTATCTAGAGCACTTGGAGATTGGGACATGAAATGTCCTCGTGGTACTCCGTCGCCTCTGATTGCAGATCCAGAGTTCCGTCAGGTGGTTCTAACAGAGGATGACGAGTTTCTCATAATCGGTTGTGATGGCATTTGGGATGTCATGTCAAGTCAGCATGCTGTAAGCCTCGTCCGCCGTGGACTGCGGCGGCATGACGACCCAGATCAATGTGCGAGGGACCTTGTTATGGAGGCATTGCGCCGCAACACATTCGACAATCTTACTGTCGTCATTGTGTGCTTCTCCTCATTTGATCATCAGGAACCATCTCCATCTAGGCAACGGAGACAGAGGTGCTGTAGCCTCTCCGCAGAAGCCTTATGTAGCTTGAGAAACTTGTTGGATAGCAATGCCAACCGCTGA